One Mesoplodon densirostris isolate mMesDen1 chromosome X, mMesDen1 primary haplotype, whole genome shotgun sequence genomic region harbors:
- the CCDC160 gene encoding coiled-coil domain-containing protein 160 has product MDARRKHWKENMFPAFSSAQDILDEASQLESSSEQMTLRKAKRMEGIFNLSSRKFQEENKFKRKEVISQPNENEQEPNLRERKINISKNEADTNSASCESSNLDIATEESFNSAEEPLSWGTKELSTPPRKDKKKKFTGGMSPELRLNLLNEELEALNMKCRKIEEEFENAEKELLNCKKEVSSKPLNFQEAGMETSKKDWELQALRNDLFEKATNVKNLTEELQQAKEVILKLNLENKDLKEAVRKLKQQTEVGNALLKEEVKLYYELEMEKIHGELRAIRNELRAKTIHARNNRALELFRKFFASVMSSGTPDSFMGDFFLK; this is encoded by the coding sequence ATGGATGCTAGAAGAAAACACTGGAAGGAGAATATGTTTCCTGCTTTTTCTAGTGCACAGGATATTCTAGATGAGGCTTCTCAGCTTGAATCTTCTTCTGAACAAATGACTTTACGTAAGGCCAAGAGAATGGAAGGGATTTTTAATTTGTCTAGTAGAaagtttcaagaagaaaataaatttaaaaggaaagaagttaTTTCTCaaccaaatgaaaatgaacaagaaCCAAatttaagagagagaaagataaacattTCAAAGAATGAGGCAGACACAAATTCTGCCTCCTGTGAATCATCTAATTTGGACATTGCAACTGAAGAAAGCTTTAATAGTGCAGAAGAGCCTCTTAGCTGGGGTACAAAGGAATTATCAACTCCACCACGaaaagacaagaagaagaaattcacTGGAGGAATGTCTCCAGAACTTCGCCTGAATCTTTTGAATGAAGAGCTGGAAGCGCTTAATATGAAATGcagaaaaatagaagaggaatttGAAAATGCGGAAAAAGAACTTTTGAACTGCAAAAAAGAAGTCTCCTCAAAACCCCTAAATTTTCAAGAAGCAGGGATGGAAACTTCCAAGAAAGACTGGGAACTTCAAGCTTTAAGAAATGACCTCTTTGAAAAAGCAACAAATGTTAAAAACTTAACAGAAGAACTCCAGCAAGCCAAAGAGGTCATCCTCAAGTTGAACCTTGAGAACAAGGATTTAAAAGAAGCTGTTAGGAAGTTAAAGCAGCAAACTGAGGTTGGAAATGCACTcctaaaggaagaagtgaaattgtattatgaattagaaatggaaaagatcCACGGAGAGCTCAGGGCCATCAGGAATGAACTGAGAGCGAAGACCATACATGCAAGAAACAACAGAGCCCTGGAGTTGTTTAGAAAATTCTTTGCTTCTGTAATGTCATCAGGTACCCCTGACAGCTTtatgggggatttttttttaaaataa